In one window of Brassica rapa cultivar Chiifu-401-42 chromosome A07, CAAS_Brap_v3.01, whole genome shotgun sequence DNA:
- the LOC103831765 gene encoding exportin-T isoform X1 produces MDDLENAILICFESGPVEASLKPQAAAYCQQAKEAPDICRICIQKLWFCSLVQVQFWCLQTLQDVLRVSYGSMTLDERSFVRSSVFSMACLEGVDSNENVVRVVEGPVFVKNKLAQVLVTLIYFEYPLVWSSVFVDFMGHLSKGGVVIDMFCRVLNGLDDELISLDYPRSPEEIAVAARVKDAMRQQCVPQIARAWYDIVSAYRNSDPELSATVLDCMRRFVSWIDINLVANDAFVPLLFELILSEGLADQVRGAAAGCVLAMVAKRMEPHSKLPLLKTLQISRVFGLVSEDADSELVSKVSALVTGYAVEVLECHKRLNSEETKAVSMDLLNEVLPSVFYVMRNCEVDSTFSIVQFLMGYVSTLKGLPALKEKQLLHITQILEVIRIQICYDPMYRNNLDALDKIGLEEEDRMSEFRKDLFVLLRTVGRVAPEVTQHFIRNALANAVESSSERNVEEVEAALSLLYSLGESMTEEAMKSGSGCLSVLIPMLLTTKFPGHSHRLVALVYLENITRYMKFIQENSQYIPNVLGAFLDERGLHHQNVHVSRRAYYLFMRVVKLLKSKLVPFIDKILQNLQDTLSQLTTMNFASRQLSGTEDGSHIFEAIGLIIGLEDVPAEKQSDYLSLLLTPLCQQIEKGLMEAKVANGEEFPVKIANIQFAIVAINALSKGFSERLVTVSRPRIGLMFKQTLDMLLRILVEFPKVEPLRSKVISLIHRMVETLGPSVLPYLPKALEQLLADSEQPKEMVGFLVLLNQLICKFSGSLRGILEEVFPVVADRIFKVIPIDGLTPCTGTVTDEEMRELIELQRTLFTFLHVMATHDLSSVFLVKSMTYIEPMTLLLLNASCTHKDITVRKACVQIFIRLIEDWCPKQYTVEKVPGFQDFMSNSFATNCCLLSVLDTSFDFNDANTQGLLSEIITVQRVMYERFGNAFLMHLMSGAFPSANCPQEMAEQYCQKLQGNDIGGLKSYYQSLIKNLRLQQNGNHVFR; encoded by the exons ATGGACGACCTCGAAAACGCGATACTAATCTGCTTCGAATCTGGTCCCGTCGAAGCCTCGTTAAAGCCCCAAGCCGCTGCTTACTGTCAGCAAGCCAAAGAGGCCCCGGACATATGCAGGATTTGCATTCAGAAGCTCTGGTTCTGCAGCCTTGTCCAGGTCCAGTTCTGGTGTTTGCAGACTCTTCAGGATGTGTTGAGGGTCAGCTACGGATCCATGACGTTGGATGAGAGGAGCTTTGTTAGGAGCTCGGTGTTCTCGATGGCGTGTTTGGAAGGTGTTGATAGTAATGAGAATGTTGTGAGGGTTGTGGAAGGGCCTGTGTTTGTTAAGAACAAGCTTGCTCAGGTTTTGGTTACTTTGATCTACTTTGAGTATCCTTTGGTTTGGTCCTCTGTGTTTGTTGATTTCATGGGGCATTTGAGTAAAGGGGGTGTTGTGATTGATATGTTTTGTCGGGTTTTGAATGGGTTGGATGATGAGTTGATTAGCTTGGATTATCCTCGGTCGCCGGAGGAGATAGCGGTGGCTGCGAGGGTGAAGGATGCGATGAGGCAGCAGTGTGTGCCTCAGATTGCTAGAGCTTGGTATGACATTGTCTCTGCCTACAGGAACTCGGATCCTGAGCTCTCTGCTACTGTGTTGGATTGTATGAGGAGATTTGTGTCTTGGATTGATATTAATTTGGTTGCTAATGACGCGTTTGTTCCGCTTCTGTTTGAGTTGATTTTGTCTGAGGGGTTGGCTGATCAAGTCCGTGGGGCAGCAGCTGGGTGTGTCTTGGCCATGGTTGCTAAGCGGATGGAGCCGCACTCGAAGCTGCCTCTGTTGAAGACTCTTCAGATAAGCCGTGTTTTTGGTTTAGTGTCTGAAGATGCTGACTCAGAGCTTGTGTCGAAGGTATCCGCTTTGGTTACTGGCTATGCGGTTGAGGTTCTTGAATGCCATAAGCGGTTGAACTCAGAGGAGACCAAGGCGGTCTCCATGGATCTGCTCAACGAAGTTCTGCCATCGGTTTTCTACGTCATGAGGAACTGTGAGGTGGATTCTACTTTCAGCATCGTCCAGTTTCTCATGGGCTACGTCTCAACTCTCAAAGGCCTCCCTGCGCTGAAGGAGAAGCAGCTCCTCCACATTACTCAGATTCTCGAAGTGATCAGAATCCAGATTTGCTACGATCCCATGTACCGCAATAACCTCGATGCGCTGGACAAGATTGGGTTGGAAGAGGAGGATAGAATGTCCGAGTTCAGAAAAGATCTCTTTGTCTTGTTACGTACAGTGGGACGTGTTGCTCCTGAAGTTACACAGCATTTCATCCGCAACGCTTTGGCAAATGCTGTTGAATCCTCCTCTGAGAGAAACGTCGAAGAAGTAGAAGCTGCGCTCTCGCTTTTGTACTCACTTGGAGAGTCTATGACGGAGGAGGCCATGAAATCAGGATCCGGATGTCTGAGTGTATTGATTCCGATGCTCTTGACCACAAAGTTCCCTGGTCATTCGCATAGACTAGTTGCGCTTGTCTACTTGGAAAACATAACTAGGTACATGAAGTTTATCCAAGAAAATTCACAGTACATTCCAAACGTTCTTGGTGCTTTCCTTGACGAAAGGGGTTTGCATCACCAGAACGTCCACGTGAGCCGTAGAGCCTATTACTTGTTCATGAGAGTCGTCAAATTGTTAAAATCAAAGCTTGTTCCATTCATTGATAAGATCCTGCAG AACCTCCAAGATACATTGTCCCAGTTGACGACCATGAACTTTGCATCAAGACAACTTTCAGGAACTGAAGATGGCAGTCACATTTTTGAGGCCATTGGCTTAATCATAGGGTTAGAGGATGTCCCAGCTGAAAAGCAGTCAGATTATCTGTCTTTACTGCTTACTCCTCTCTGTCAACAG ATTGAGAAAGGACTCATGGAGGCAAAAGTTGCAAATGGTGAAGAGTTCCCTGTAAAAATTGCTAATATCCAGTTTGCCATTGTGGCAATTAATGCTCTCAGCAAG GGCTTTAGTGAACGTCTTGTTACTGTGAGCCGTCCTCGAATTGGTCTCATGTTTAAGCAG ACGCTTGATATGCTTCTAAGGATTTTGGTTGAGTTTCCAAAGGTTGAGCCTTTGCGGAGTAAG GTCATATCACTCATACACCGTATGGTTGAAACCCTTGGACCCTCTGTGTTGCCGTATCTCCCCAAGGCTTTAGAACAGCTACTTGCTGACAGTGAG CAGCCGAAGGAAATGGTTGGTTTCCTGGTACTACTCAACCAGCTCATCTGCAAGTTCAGCGGCTCGCTCCGCGGTATACTGGAAGAAGTCTTTCCTGTGGTTGCCGACAGGATTTTCAAAGTAATTCCAATAGATGGATTAACCCCATGCACTGGAACTGTCACTGATGAG GAAATGAGGGAACTGATCGAGCTTCAGAGGACGCTCTTCACATTTCTTCATGTGATGGCCACACATGATCTCTCTTCTGTATTCCTTGTTAAAAGTATGACGTATATAGAACCGATGACGCTGCTGCTTTTGAACGCTTCTTGTACTCACAAGGATATAACCGTACGAAAG GCATGCGTGCAGATATTTATTAGACTTATTGAAGATTGGTGTCCCAAGCAATACACCGTGGAGAAG GTCCCAGGTTTTCAGGATTTCATGAGCAACAGTTTTGCAACGAACTGCTGCTTGTTGAGCGTACTCGATACATCATTTGATTTCAATGACGCGAATACT CAGGGCTTGTTAAGTGAAATCATCACGGTTCAGAGAGTGATGTATGAAAGATTTGGTAATGCGTTTCTCATGCATCTTATGTCTGGAGCTTTTCCATCAGCAAATTGTCCACAAGAAATGGCGGAACAGTATTGCCAAAAGTTGCAG GGTAATGATATTGGGGGGCTCAAGTCATACTACCAGTCCCTTATTAAAAATCTCAGGCTTCAACAAAACGGGAATCATGTTTTCAGATAG
- the LOC103831765 gene encoding exportin-T isoform X3, with protein sequence MDDLENAILICFESGPVEASLKPQAAAYCQQAKEAPDICRICIQKLWFCSLVQVQFWCLQTLQDVLRVSYGSMTLDERSFVRSSVFSMACLEGVDSNENVVRVVEGPVFVKNKLAQVLVTLIYFEYPLVWSSVFVDFMGHLSKGGVVIDMFCRVLNGLDDELISLDYPRSPEEIAVAARVKDAMRQQCVPQIARAWYDIVSAYRNSDPELSATVLDCMRRFVSWIDINLVANDAFVPLLFELILSEGLADQVRGAAAGCVLAMVAKRMEPHSKLPLLKTLQISRVFGLVSEDADSELVSKVSALVTGYAVEVLECHKRLNSEETKAVSMDLLNEVLPSVFYVMRNCEVDSTFSIVQFLMGYVSTLKGLPALKEKQLLHITQILEVIRIQICYDPMYRNNLDALDKIGLEEEDRMSEFRKDLFVLLRTVGRVAPEVTQHFIRNALANAVESSSERNVEEVEAALSLLYSLGESMTEEAMKSGSGCLSVLIPMLLTTKFPGHSHRLVALVYLENITRYMKFIQENSQYIPNVLGAFLDERGLHHQNVHVSRRAYYLFMRVVKLLKSKLVPFIDKILQNLQDTLSQLTTMNFASRQLSGTEDGSHIFEAIGLIIGLEDVPAEKQSDYLSLLLTPLCQQIEKGLMEAKVANGEEFPVKIANIQFAIVAINALSKGFSERLVTVSRPRIGLMFKQTLDMLLRILVEFPKVEPLRSKVISLIHRMVETLGPSVLPYLPKALEQLLADSEQPKEMVGFLVLLNQLICKFSGSLRGILEEVFPVVADRIFKVIPIDGLTPCTGTVTDEEMRELIELQRTLFTFLHVMATHDLSSVFLVKSMTYIEPMTLLLLNASCTHKDITVRKACVQIFIRLIEDWCPKQYTVEKVPGFQDFMSNSFATNCCLLSVLDTSFDFNDANTGLLSEIITVQRVMYERFGNAFLMHLMSGAFPSANCPQEMAEQYCQKLQGNDIGGLKSYYQSLIKNLRLQQNGNHVFR encoded by the exons ATGGACGACCTCGAAAACGCGATACTAATCTGCTTCGAATCTGGTCCCGTCGAAGCCTCGTTAAAGCCCCAAGCCGCTGCTTACTGTCAGCAAGCCAAAGAGGCCCCGGACATATGCAGGATTTGCATTCAGAAGCTCTGGTTCTGCAGCCTTGTCCAGGTCCAGTTCTGGTGTTTGCAGACTCTTCAGGATGTGTTGAGGGTCAGCTACGGATCCATGACGTTGGATGAGAGGAGCTTTGTTAGGAGCTCGGTGTTCTCGATGGCGTGTTTGGAAGGTGTTGATAGTAATGAGAATGTTGTGAGGGTTGTGGAAGGGCCTGTGTTTGTTAAGAACAAGCTTGCTCAGGTTTTGGTTACTTTGATCTACTTTGAGTATCCTTTGGTTTGGTCCTCTGTGTTTGTTGATTTCATGGGGCATTTGAGTAAAGGGGGTGTTGTGATTGATATGTTTTGTCGGGTTTTGAATGGGTTGGATGATGAGTTGATTAGCTTGGATTATCCTCGGTCGCCGGAGGAGATAGCGGTGGCTGCGAGGGTGAAGGATGCGATGAGGCAGCAGTGTGTGCCTCAGATTGCTAGAGCTTGGTATGACATTGTCTCTGCCTACAGGAACTCGGATCCTGAGCTCTCTGCTACTGTGTTGGATTGTATGAGGAGATTTGTGTCTTGGATTGATATTAATTTGGTTGCTAATGACGCGTTTGTTCCGCTTCTGTTTGAGTTGATTTTGTCTGAGGGGTTGGCTGATCAAGTCCGTGGGGCAGCAGCTGGGTGTGTCTTGGCCATGGTTGCTAAGCGGATGGAGCCGCACTCGAAGCTGCCTCTGTTGAAGACTCTTCAGATAAGCCGTGTTTTTGGTTTAGTGTCTGAAGATGCTGACTCAGAGCTTGTGTCGAAGGTATCCGCTTTGGTTACTGGCTATGCGGTTGAGGTTCTTGAATGCCATAAGCGGTTGAACTCAGAGGAGACCAAGGCGGTCTCCATGGATCTGCTCAACGAAGTTCTGCCATCGGTTTTCTACGTCATGAGGAACTGTGAGGTGGATTCTACTTTCAGCATCGTCCAGTTTCTCATGGGCTACGTCTCAACTCTCAAAGGCCTCCCTGCGCTGAAGGAGAAGCAGCTCCTCCACATTACTCAGATTCTCGAAGTGATCAGAATCCAGATTTGCTACGATCCCATGTACCGCAATAACCTCGATGCGCTGGACAAGATTGGGTTGGAAGAGGAGGATAGAATGTCCGAGTTCAGAAAAGATCTCTTTGTCTTGTTACGTACAGTGGGACGTGTTGCTCCTGAAGTTACACAGCATTTCATCCGCAACGCTTTGGCAAATGCTGTTGAATCCTCCTCTGAGAGAAACGTCGAAGAAGTAGAAGCTGCGCTCTCGCTTTTGTACTCACTTGGAGAGTCTATGACGGAGGAGGCCATGAAATCAGGATCCGGATGTCTGAGTGTATTGATTCCGATGCTCTTGACCACAAAGTTCCCTGGTCATTCGCATAGACTAGTTGCGCTTGTCTACTTGGAAAACATAACTAGGTACATGAAGTTTATCCAAGAAAATTCACAGTACATTCCAAACGTTCTTGGTGCTTTCCTTGACGAAAGGGGTTTGCATCACCAGAACGTCCACGTGAGCCGTAGAGCCTATTACTTGTTCATGAGAGTCGTCAAATTGTTAAAATCAAAGCTTGTTCCATTCATTGATAAGATCCTGCAG AACCTCCAAGATACATTGTCCCAGTTGACGACCATGAACTTTGCATCAAGACAACTTTCAGGAACTGAAGATGGCAGTCACATTTTTGAGGCCATTGGCTTAATCATAGGGTTAGAGGATGTCCCAGCTGAAAAGCAGTCAGATTATCTGTCTTTACTGCTTACTCCTCTCTGTCAACAG ATTGAGAAAGGACTCATGGAGGCAAAAGTTGCAAATGGTGAAGAGTTCCCTGTAAAAATTGCTAATATCCAGTTTGCCATTGTGGCAATTAATGCTCTCAGCAAG GGCTTTAGTGAACGTCTTGTTACTGTGAGCCGTCCTCGAATTGGTCTCATGTTTAAGCAG ACGCTTGATATGCTTCTAAGGATTTTGGTTGAGTTTCCAAAGGTTGAGCCTTTGCGGAGTAAG GTCATATCACTCATACACCGTATGGTTGAAACCCTTGGACCCTCTGTGTTGCCGTATCTCCCCAAGGCTTTAGAACAGCTACTTGCTGACAGTGAG CAGCCGAAGGAAATGGTTGGTTTCCTGGTACTACTCAACCAGCTCATCTGCAAGTTCAGCGGCTCGCTCCGCGGTATACTGGAAGAAGTCTTTCCTGTGGTTGCCGACAGGATTTTCAAAGTAATTCCAATAGATGGATTAACCCCATGCACTGGAACTGTCACTGATGAG GAAATGAGGGAACTGATCGAGCTTCAGAGGACGCTCTTCACATTTCTTCATGTGATGGCCACACATGATCTCTCTTCTGTATTCCTTGTTAAAAGTATGACGTATATAGAACCGATGACGCTGCTGCTTTTGAACGCTTCTTGTACTCACAAGGATATAACCGTACGAAAG GCATGCGTGCAGATATTTATTAGACTTATTGAAGATTGGTGTCCCAAGCAATACACCGTGGAGAAG GTCCCAGGTTTTCAGGATTTCATGAGCAACAGTTTTGCAACGAACTGCTGCTTGTTGAGCGTACTCGATACATCATTTGATTTCAATGACGCGAATACT GGCTTGTTAAGTGAAATCATCACGGTTCAGAGAGTGATGTATGAAAGATTTGGTAATGCGTTTCTCATGCATCTTATGTCTGGAGCTTTTCCATCAGCAAATTGTCCACAAGAAATGGCGGAACAGTATTGCCAAAAGTTGCAG GGTAATGATATTGGGGGGCTCAAGTCATACTACCAGTCCCTTATTAAAAATCTCAGGCTTCAACAAAACGGGAATCATGTTTTCAGATAG
- the LOC103831765 gene encoding exportin-T isoform X2: protein MDDLENAILICFESGPVEASLKPQAAAYCQQAKEAPDICRICIQKLWFCSLVQVQFWCLQTLQDVLRVSYGSMTLDERSFVRSSVFSMACLEGVDSNENVVRVVEGPVFVKNKLAQVLVTLIYFEYPLVWSSVFVDFMGHLSKGGVVIDMFCRVLNGLDDELISLDYPRSPEEIAVAARVKDAMRQQCVPQIARAWYDIVSAYRNSDPELSATVLDCMRRFVSWIDINLVANDAFVPLLFELILSEGLADQVRGAAAGCVLAMVAKRMEPHSKLPLLKTLQISRVFGLVSEDADSELVSKVSALVTGYAVEVLECHKRLNSEETKAVSMDLLNEVLPSVFYVMRNCEVDSTFSIVQFLMGYVSTLKGLPALKEKQLLHITQILEVIRIQICYDPMYRNNLDALDKIGLEEEDRMSEFRKDLFVLLRTVGRVAPEVTQHFIRNALANAVESSSERNVEEVEAALSLLYSLGESMTEEAMKSGSGCLSVLIPMLLTTKFPGHSHRLVALVYLENITRYMKFIQENSQYIPNVLGAFLDERGLHHQNVHVSRRAYYLFMRVVKLLKSKLVPFIDKILQNLQDTLSQLTTMNFASRQLSGTEDGSHIFEAIGLIIGLEDVPAEKQSDYLSLLLTPLCQQIEKGLMEAKVANGEEFPVKIANIQFAIVAINALSKGFSERLVTVSRPRIGLMFKQTLDMLLRILVEFPKVEPLRSKVISLIHRMVETLGPSVLPYLPKALEQLLADSEPKEMVGFLVLLNQLICKFSGSLRGILEEVFPVVADRIFKVIPIDGLTPCTGTVTDEEMRELIELQRTLFTFLHVMATHDLSSVFLVKSMTYIEPMTLLLLNASCTHKDITVRKACVQIFIRLIEDWCPKQYTVEKVPGFQDFMSNSFATNCCLLSVLDTSFDFNDANTQGLLSEIITVQRVMYERFGNAFLMHLMSGAFPSANCPQEMAEQYCQKLQGNDIGGLKSYYQSLIKNLRLQQNGNHVFR, encoded by the exons ATGGACGACCTCGAAAACGCGATACTAATCTGCTTCGAATCTGGTCCCGTCGAAGCCTCGTTAAAGCCCCAAGCCGCTGCTTACTGTCAGCAAGCCAAAGAGGCCCCGGACATATGCAGGATTTGCATTCAGAAGCTCTGGTTCTGCAGCCTTGTCCAGGTCCAGTTCTGGTGTTTGCAGACTCTTCAGGATGTGTTGAGGGTCAGCTACGGATCCATGACGTTGGATGAGAGGAGCTTTGTTAGGAGCTCGGTGTTCTCGATGGCGTGTTTGGAAGGTGTTGATAGTAATGAGAATGTTGTGAGGGTTGTGGAAGGGCCTGTGTTTGTTAAGAACAAGCTTGCTCAGGTTTTGGTTACTTTGATCTACTTTGAGTATCCTTTGGTTTGGTCCTCTGTGTTTGTTGATTTCATGGGGCATTTGAGTAAAGGGGGTGTTGTGATTGATATGTTTTGTCGGGTTTTGAATGGGTTGGATGATGAGTTGATTAGCTTGGATTATCCTCGGTCGCCGGAGGAGATAGCGGTGGCTGCGAGGGTGAAGGATGCGATGAGGCAGCAGTGTGTGCCTCAGATTGCTAGAGCTTGGTATGACATTGTCTCTGCCTACAGGAACTCGGATCCTGAGCTCTCTGCTACTGTGTTGGATTGTATGAGGAGATTTGTGTCTTGGATTGATATTAATTTGGTTGCTAATGACGCGTTTGTTCCGCTTCTGTTTGAGTTGATTTTGTCTGAGGGGTTGGCTGATCAAGTCCGTGGGGCAGCAGCTGGGTGTGTCTTGGCCATGGTTGCTAAGCGGATGGAGCCGCACTCGAAGCTGCCTCTGTTGAAGACTCTTCAGATAAGCCGTGTTTTTGGTTTAGTGTCTGAAGATGCTGACTCAGAGCTTGTGTCGAAGGTATCCGCTTTGGTTACTGGCTATGCGGTTGAGGTTCTTGAATGCCATAAGCGGTTGAACTCAGAGGAGACCAAGGCGGTCTCCATGGATCTGCTCAACGAAGTTCTGCCATCGGTTTTCTACGTCATGAGGAACTGTGAGGTGGATTCTACTTTCAGCATCGTCCAGTTTCTCATGGGCTACGTCTCAACTCTCAAAGGCCTCCCTGCGCTGAAGGAGAAGCAGCTCCTCCACATTACTCAGATTCTCGAAGTGATCAGAATCCAGATTTGCTACGATCCCATGTACCGCAATAACCTCGATGCGCTGGACAAGATTGGGTTGGAAGAGGAGGATAGAATGTCCGAGTTCAGAAAAGATCTCTTTGTCTTGTTACGTACAGTGGGACGTGTTGCTCCTGAAGTTACACAGCATTTCATCCGCAACGCTTTGGCAAATGCTGTTGAATCCTCCTCTGAGAGAAACGTCGAAGAAGTAGAAGCTGCGCTCTCGCTTTTGTACTCACTTGGAGAGTCTATGACGGAGGAGGCCATGAAATCAGGATCCGGATGTCTGAGTGTATTGATTCCGATGCTCTTGACCACAAAGTTCCCTGGTCATTCGCATAGACTAGTTGCGCTTGTCTACTTGGAAAACATAACTAGGTACATGAAGTTTATCCAAGAAAATTCACAGTACATTCCAAACGTTCTTGGTGCTTTCCTTGACGAAAGGGGTTTGCATCACCAGAACGTCCACGTGAGCCGTAGAGCCTATTACTTGTTCATGAGAGTCGTCAAATTGTTAAAATCAAAGCTTGTTCCATTCATTGATAAGATCCTGCAG AACCTCCAAGATACATTGTCCCAGTTGACGACCATGAACTTTGCATCAAGACAACTTTCAGGAACTGAAGATGGCAGTCACATTTTTGAGGCCATTGGCTTAATCATAGGGTTAGAGGATGTCCCAGCTGAAAAGCAGTCAGATTATCTGTCTTTACTGCTTACTCCTCTCTGTCAACAG ATTGAGAAAGGACTCATGGAGGCAAAAGTTGCAAATGGTGAAGAGTTCCCTGTAAAAATTGCTAATATCCAGTTTGCCATTGTGGCAATTAATGCTCTCAGCAAG GGCTTTAGTGAACGTCTTGTTACTGTGAGCCGTCCTCGAATTGGTCTCATGTTTAAGCAG ACGCTTGATATGCTTCTAAGGATTTTGGTTGAGTTTCCAAAGGTTGAGCCTTTGCGGAGTAAG GTCATATCACTCATACACCGTATGGTTGAAACCCTTGGACCCTCTGTGTTGCCGTATCTCCCCAAGGCTTTAGAACAGCTACTTGCTGACAGTGAG CCGAAGGAAATGGTTGGTTTCCTGGTACTACTCAACCAGCTCATCTGCAAGTTCAGCGGCTCGCTCCGCGGTATACTGGAAGAAGTCTTTCCTGTGGTTGCCGACAGGATTTTCAAAGTAATTCCAATAGATGGATTAACCCCATGCACTGGAACTGTCACTGATGAG GAAATGAGGGAACTGATCGAGCTTCAGAGGACGCTCTTCACATTTCTTCATGTGATGGCCACACATGATCTCTCTTCTGTATTCCTTGTTAAAAGTATGACGTATATAGAACCGATGACGCTGCTGCTTTTGAACGCTTCTTGTACTCACAAGGATATAACCGTACGAAAG GCATGCGTGCAGATATTTATTAGACTTATTGAAGATTGGTGTCCCAAGCAATACACCGTGGAGAAG GTCCCAGGTTTTCAGGATTTCATGAGCAACAGTTTTGCAACGAACTGCTGCTTGTTGAGCGTACTCGATACATCATTTGATTTCAATGACGCGAATACT CAGGGCTTGTTAAGTGAAATCATCACGGTTCAGAGAGTGATGTATGAAAGATTTGGTAATGCGTTTCTCATGCATCTTATGTCTGGAGCTTTTCCATCAGCAAATTGTCCACAAGAAATGGCGGAACAGTATTGCCAAAAGTTGCAG GGTAATGATATTGGGGGGCTCAAGTCATACTACCAGTCCCTTATTAAAAATCTCAGGCTTCAACAAAACGGGAATCATGTTTTCAGATAG
- the LOC103831766 gene encoding germin-like protein 1, whose translation MLRIIFLLSLLFALSNASVQDFCVANLKRAETPAGYPCIRPIHVKASDFVFSLGTPGNTTNIISAAVTPGFVAQFPALNGLGISTARLDLAPKGVIPMHTHPGASEVLFVLDGSITAGFISSANSVYVQTLKPGQVMVFPQGLLHFQINAGKTPAAAFVTFSSASPGLQILDFALFANTLSTELVSATTFLPPATVKTLKGVLGGTG comes from the coding sequence atgttgcgCATTATCTTCCTCTTGTCTCTCCTCTTCGCTCTCTCCAATGCCTCAGTTCAAGACTTCTGCGTCGCCAACCTCAAACGCGCTGAGACCCCCGCTGGCTACCCTTGCATCCGCCCCATCCACGTCAAAGCCTCGGACTTCGTCTTCAGCTTAGGCACTCCTGGTAACACCACCAACATCATCAGCGCCGCGGTGACACCAGGCTTCGTCGCTCAGTTCCCGGCTCTGAACGGTCTAGGCATCTCTACTGCTAGGCTTGACCTAGCACCTAAAGGTGTGATCCCAATGCACACTCACCCTGGCGCCTCTGAGGTTCTCTTCGTCCTCGACGGCTCTATCACCGCTGGATTCATCTCCTCTGCCAACTCTGTCTACGTGCAGACGCTTAAACCGGGACAGGTCATGGTGTTCCCGCAGGGCTTGCTTCATTTCCAGATCAATGCTGGTAAAACCCCTGCTGCTGCGTTTGTCACTTTCAGCAGTGCGAGTCCTGGTCTCCAGATTCTTGACTTTGCGCTATTTGCTAATACTCTTTCCACTGAACTCGTCTCAGCTACTACTTTCCTACCGCCTGCTACAGTCAAGACGCTTAAGGGTGTTCTTGGTGGAACTggctaa
- the LOC103831768 gene encoding protein ELF4-LIKE 2 gives MESRMEGDVFSGFGERHQMDGKVLQSFQKSFVQVQDILDQNRLLINEINQNHESKQADHLGRNVGLIRELNNNIRTVASLYGDLSHSFARSIDASSEGESTGTNNQKRFRSG, from the coding sequence ATGGAATCAAGAATGGAAGGAGATGTGTTTTCTGGATTTGGAGAGCGGCACCAGATGGATGGCAAAGTGTTgcagagtttccagaagagcttTGTTCAGGTTCAAGACATTTTGGATCAGAACCGGCTTCTGATCAACGAGATCAATCAGAACCATGAGTCCAAACAAGCAGATCACTTGGGAAGAAACGTTGGTTTGATAAGAGAGCTCAACAACAATATCAGAACTGTAGCAAGTCTTTATGGTGATCTCTCTCATTCTTTTGCCAGATCCATTGATGCTTCATCAGAAGGAGAATCCACTGGGACCAACAACCAAAAGAGATTTAGATCCGGTTAA
- the LOC103831769 gene encoding sanguinarine reductase: protein MAGSSLPSSLLTQGGPSLLFSSSNQVSEAKCQLVVTPGKRSLVRCLAKKKISFVDQILDYIEGGPKLRKWYGAPELLPKDGSSSGEDDEAEEQEEDALDGNKDTVFVTDGDSDVGQMIILQLIVKGTRVKALVKDKRKAMEAFGAYVELTSGDASDERFLRKAFRGVGAIISPTEGFLSNVKSLKGVKHVVLLSQLSVYESSGGIEAMMNSKAKKLSEGDEKAVLSSNVPYTIIRTGKLENSPGGNLGFNFSTDAAAKGSLSKEDAARICIEALSVIPPTGLLFQVSNGEEAVSDWEGQLMKLMQRQNQKK, encoded by the exons ATGGCGGGTTCTTCTCTACCTTCATCTCTCCTCACTCAAGGAGGACCTTCGTTACTATTCTCTTCTTCGAACCAAGTCTCAGAAGCTAAATGTCAACTTGTGGTTACACCTGGAAAACGCTCTCTTGTTCGTTGCTTGGCTAAGAAGAAAATCAGCTTTGTGGATCAGATTCTTGATTACATCGAAG GCGGTCCTAAGCTTAGGAAATGGTATGGAGCGCCTGAGCTTTTGCCAAAGGATGGATCATCAAGTGGAGAAGACGATGAAGCAgaggaacaagaagaagacGCTCTTGATGGAAACAAAGACACTGTTTTTGTAACGGACGGAGACAGTGATGTTGGTCAg ATGATTATACTGCAACTTATTGTGAAAGGCACTCGTGTTAAAGCACTTGTGAAGGACAAACGAAAGGCCATGGAAGCTTTTGGAGCTTATGTTGAG CTGACGTCTGGAGATGCAAGCGATGAGCGTTTCTTAAGGAAAGCTTTTAGAGGTGTTGGTGCAATCATATCCCCAACT GAAGGTTTCTTATCAAATGTCAAGAGTTTAAAAGGTGTGAAACATGTAGTTCTCTTGTCTCAG TTGTCTGTTTATGAAAGCAGCGGTGGAATTGAAGCTATGATGAATAGCAAAGCTAAAAAACTATCTGAGGGAGATGAAAAAGCAGTTTTATCTTCTAATGTACCTTATACAATCATAAGAACAGGCAAGCTGGAGAACAGTCCTGGTGGGAACCTAGGCTTCAACTTCAGCACg GATGCTGCAGCCAAAGGAAGCTTAAGCAAGGAAGACGCTGCTCGTATATGCATTGAAGCACTAAGTGTGATCCCACCAACAGGATTGTTATTCCAG GTTTCAAATGGAGAAGAGGCTGTTTCTGACTGGGAAGGACAGTTGATGAAACTGATGCAGAGACAGAATCAAAAGAAGTAA